In one window of Camelina sativa cultivar DH55 chromosome 15, Cs, whole genome shotgun sequence DNA:
- the LOC104747481 gene encoding pre-mRNA-splicing factor syf2 isoform X2 gives MVNARRVHPDCINASNPYHECVEFCFKKIAEVKARLEKENAGLAEAVGGSGHPNREQGRDSLDDKRIEEDSSEEEEEEEDNQEPEVDVSQLTGRKKKLFELRLKMNEARKSNQTDVGSEKKKMEAPTETKGISKQKWLEERKKKIGKLLDANGLDLTKAYMLDTQEAAESKYKKWEKEPTPAGWDVFNQKTLYNAYKKRTKNIKVDLEEYNRMRAADPEFYREASSLQYGKAPKTSQDKIDKMAKELFDREQKRQEFSRRRKFREEKDIDSINDRNEHFNKKIERAFGKYTLEIKNNLERGTALPD, from the exons ATGGTTAATGCGAGAAGAGTGCATCCGGATTGTATAAATGCTTCGAATCCTTATCACGAGTGTGTCGAGTTTTGCTTTAAGAAAATTGCTGAAGTGAAGGCAAGATTGGAGAAGGAGAATGCAG GATTAGCTGAAGCTGTCGGTGGGAGTGGTCACCCTAATCGTGAGCAAGGGAGGGATTCGCTCGATGATAAAAGAATAGAGGAAGAtagttctgaagaagaagaggaggaagaggataaCCAAGAACCTGAAGTAGACGTGAGCCAACTTACTGgtaggaagaagaagttgtttgAGTTGAGACTTAAGATG AATGAAGCTAGAAAATCCAATCAGACGGATGTCGggagtgaaaagaagaaaatggaagcaCCAACAGAGACGAAAGGAATCTCAAAACAGAAATGGTTGgaggagaggaagaaaaagattggGAAACTTCTCGATGCCAATGGTTTAGATCTGACAAAGGCTTATATGCTTGATACTCAAGAAGCAGCAGAATCAAAGTACAAAAAATGGGAAAAGGAACCTACGCCTGCTGGTTGGGATG tCTTTAACCAGAAGACGTTATACAACGCATATAAGAAACGGACAAAGAACATTAAGGTTGATCTAGAGGAGTATAACAGAATGAGAGCAGCTGATCCAGAGTTTTACCGTGAGGCGTCAAGCTTGCAATATGGGAAG GCTCCAAAAACTTCGCAAGATAAGATAGACAAGATGGCAAAAGAGCTCTTCGACAGAGAACAAAAGCGACAAGAGTTTAGCAGGAGGAGAAAGTTCCGGGAAGAGAAGGATATCGATTCCATCAACGACAGAAACGAGCATTTCAACAAGAAGATCGAGCGTGCGTTTGGGAAATACACGTTGGAGATCAAAAACAACTTGGAGCGAGGAACTGCGTTACCCGACTAA
- the LOC104748769 gene encoding L10-interacting MYB domain-containing protein-like, whose protein sequence is MTPRASWQPEYHRKFVDLCVKHKALGHLPGMKHILTPFGKETGARFTINQLKNHYDMMLKLWKVWLRLVQCSDMKWDPQTKKFGATDQDWANYLLVHPEARPYRWEWPPLFFEKLEVIFADVNIDGDEENDTGSAASNTGHPRYIWSSSSSHDIFVELCFQESLKGNKPTRRKGSYPKETWDMMVETMNRETGANYTPVQLKNHWFSTRQNWREWCETVGAPTLKWDANTGKFGATNEDWKNYLKVNRKASKYRWNPIPHAEKLATIYRGIEPGNAQPRTYRRRVTHHHSEAPQIWNPIPHAEKLATIYRGIEPGNAQPRTYRRRVTHHHSEAPQMHEPAPSSAVCINEPVTGGSDDIADNYEDNVDEDHEPTPLIRLDLEDVETVTPVCHRFNTELMENIPVDASTSVKKYEYTIPECMECLDAMDEVEKGSDLYMFALDLFMTKEHRQIFLLLKTLSLKMSWLLRRRYSD, encoded by the exons ATGACACCGAGAGCCTCGTGGCAACCTGAATACCACAGAAAATTTGTGGACTTATGCGTCAAGCACAAGGCGTTAGGGCATTTACCTGGAATGAAGCATATACTGACACCTTTTGGAAAAGAGACGGGAGCGAGGTTCACCATAAACCAGCTTAAGAATCATTATGATATGATGCTCAAACTGTGGAAGGTGTGGTTAAGACTGGTTCAGTGCAGTGATATGAAATGGGATCCCCAGACAAAAAAGTTTGGTGCCACTGATCAAGACTGGGCCAACTATTTACTG GTGCATCCTGAGGCTCGGCCGTATCGGTGGGAGTGGCCTCCATTGTTTTTCGAGAAACTAGAGGTTATCTTTGCAGATGTTAACATAGATGgtgatgaagaaaatgatacTGGAAGCGCCGCGTCTAACACAGGCCATCCTCGGTATATATGGTCGTCGTCCTCATCACATGATATTTTTGTCGAGTTATGTTTCCAAGAGTcattaaaaggaaacaaaccaaCCAGACGTAAAGGAAGTTATCCAAAGGAGACTTGGGATATGATGGTCGAGACGATGAATCGGGAAACAGGAGCAAACTACACACCAGTGCAGCTCAAGAACCACTGGTTTAGTACAAGGCAAAACTGGAGGGAATGGTGTGAAACTGTTGGTGCTCCCACCTTGAAGTGGGATGCCAATACAGGCAAGTTTGGAGCAACCAACGAGGACTGGAAGAACTACTTGAAG GTTAATCGTAAAGCTTCAAAATACAGATGGAATCCCATCCCTCACGCTGAGAAACTAGCAACCATCTACAGAGGTATCGAACCTGGAAATGCTCAACCCCGTACTTATCGCAGGAGAGTGACCCATCATCATTCTGAAGCACCACAGAT ATGGAATCCCATCCCTCACGCTGAGAAACTAGCAACCATCTACAGAGGTATCGAACCTGGAAATGCTCAACCCCGTACTTATCGCAGGAGAGTGACCCATCATCATTCTGAAGCACCACAGATGCATGAACCAGCTCCCTCATCAGCAGTCTGCATAAACGAGCCAGTCACAGGAGGAAGTGACGATATAGCTGATAATTATGAGGACAACGTTGACGAGGATCATGAGCCTACTCCGCTGATTAGGTTAGACTTGGAGGATGTTGAAACTGTAACTCCGGTATGCCACAGGTTCAATACCGAGCTGATGGAGAATATTCCGGTGGATGCATCGACTTCGGTCAAGAAATACGAGTATACCATTCCGGAATGCATGGAGTGTTTGGACGCCATGGATGAGGTTGAGAAAGGCAGTGATCTTTACATGTTTGCCTTGGACTTGTTTATGACGAAGGAGCACAGGCAGATCTTCTTGCTGTTGAAGACCTTAAGTTTGAAGATGTCTTGGCTGCTTCGACGTCGATACAGTGACTAA
- the LOC104747481 gene encoding pre-mRNA-splicing factor syf2 isoform X1: MVNARRVHPDCINASNPYHECVEFCFKKIAEVKARLEKENAGLAEAVGGSGHPNREQGRDSLDDKRIEEDSSEEEEEEEDNQEPEVDVSQLTGRKKKLFELRLKMNEARKSNQTDVGSEKKKMEAPTETKGISKQKWLEERKKKIGKLLDANGLDLTKAYMLDTQEAAESKYKKWEKEPTPAGWDVFNQKTLYNAYKKRTKNIKVDLEEYNRMRAADPEFYREASSLQYGKAPKTSQDKIDKMAKELFDREQKRQEFSRRRKFREEKDIDSINDRNEHFNKKIERAFGKYTLEIKNNLERGTALPD, encoded by the exons ATGGTTAATGCGAGAAGAGTGCATCCGGATTGTATAAATGCTTCGAATCCTTATCACGAGTGTGTCGAGTTTTGCTTTAAGAAAATTGCTGAAGTGAAGGCAAGATTGGAGAAGGAGAATGCAG GATTAGCTGAAGCTGTCGGTGGGAGTGGTCACCCTAATCGTGAGCAAGGGAGGGATTCGCTCGATGATAAAAGAATAGAGGAAGAtagttctgaagaagaagaggaggaagaggataaCCAAGAACCTGAAGTAGACGTGAGCCAACTTACTGgtaggaagaagaagttgtttgAGTTGAGACTTAAGATG AATGAAGCTAGAAAATCCAATCAGACGGATGTCGggagtgaaaagaagaaaatggaagcaCCAACAGAGACGAAAGGAATCTCAAAACAGAAATGGTTGgaggagaggaagaaaaagattggGAAACTTCTCGATGCCAATGGTTTAGATCTGACAAAGGCTTATATGCTTGATACTCAAGAAGCAGCAGAATCAAAGTACAAAAAATGGGAAAAGGAACCTACGCCTGCTGGTTGGGATG tCTTTAACCAGAAGACGTTATACAACGCATATAAGAAACGGACAAAGAACATTAAGGTTGATCTAGAGGAGTATAACAGAATGAGAGCAGCTGATCCAGAGTTTTACCGTGAGGCGTCAAGCTTGCAATATGGGAAG GCTCCAAAAACTTCGCAAGATAAGATAGACAAGATGGCAAAAGAGCTCTTCGACAGAGAACAAAAGCGACAAGAGTTTAGCAGGAGGAGAAAGTTCCGGGAAGAGAAGGATATCGATTCCATCAACGACAGAAACGAGCATTTCAACAAGAAG ATCGAGCGTGCGTTTGGGAAATACACGTTGGAGATCAAAAACAACTTGGAGCGAGGAACTGCGTTACCCGACTAA
- the LOC104747480 gene encoding probable aquaporin PIP2-8 — translation MSKEVSEEGRHGKDYVDPPPAPLLDMAELKFWSFYRAIIAEFIATLLFLYVTVATVIGHKNQTGPCNGVGLLGIAWAFGGMIFVLVYCTAGISGGHINPAVTFGLFLARKVSLLRAVAYMVAQCLGAICGVGLVKAFMMTPYKRHGGGANAVAHGYSTGTALGAEIIGTFVLVYTVFSATDPKRSARDSHVPVLAPLPIGFAVFMVHLATIPITGTGINPARSFGAAVIYNDDKAWNDHWIFWVGPFVGALAAAAYHQYILRAAAIKALASFRSNPTN, via the exons ATGTCGAAAGAAGTGAGTGAAGAAGGAAGACATGGCAAAGACTACGTGGATCCACCTCCAGCTCCGCTTCTAGACATGGCTGAGCTTAAGTTCTGGTCTTTCTACCGAGCTATCATCGCGGAGTTCATCGCCACTCTCCTCTTCCTGTACGTAACCGTAGCTACAGTCATTGGCCACAAGAACCAAACCGGTCCTTGTAATGGCGTTGGTTTACTCGGTATTGCATGGGCCTTTGGTGGCATGATCTTCGTCCTCGTCTATTGTACCGCCGGTATCTCCG GAGGTCACATTAACCCAGCTGTGACGTTTGGTTTGTTCTTGGCTCGTAAAGTGTCGCTCCTTAGAGCGGTTGCGTACATGGTGGCTCAGTGTCTTGGAGCCATTTGTGGAGTTGGACTCGTTAAAGCCTTCATGATGACTCCATACAAACGTCACGGAGGCGGAGCTAACGCTGTCGCTCATGGTTATAGCACCGGAACTGCTCTTGGTGCTGAGATTATTGGCACATTCGTCTTGGTTTACACTGTCTTCTCCGCCACCGACCCCAAAAGAAGCGCTCGTGACTCCCACGTCCCG gttttggcACCGTTACCGATTGGGTTTGCTGTGTTCATGGTGCATTTGGCTACTATCCCCATTACTGGAACTGGGATTAATCCAGCTAGAAGCTTTGGTGCTGCTGTTATCTACAACGATGACAAAGCTTGGAACGACCAT TGGATCTTCTGGGTTGGACCGTTCGTGGGAGCATTAGCAGCAGCAGCATACCATCAATACATCTTGAGAGCTGCAGCAATCAAAGCCTTGGCTTCATTCCGCAGCAACCCAACCAATTGA